GCTAGGAATTCGACTCGATGACCCCGCCTCAAGCCGATTCGGCATCTCCGCCAAGGATTGATGCGAATGTTAGCTGCCGAACTGGTTGTTGTCCGCTTCGTCTAGCAGAGTCTTGATGTCATCGACAGACTTTGACTGCTTCAAAAACTTACAGAACATGTCGTCGCGTAGTTGACGCGAGATGTTCTCCAGAGCTCGGAGGTGATCTCCAGGACGATCCGGAGGCGAAACCAATAAAAAGAACAAGTGGACCGATTCGCCATCCAAGCTGTTGAAGTCGACACCGTCCGCGCTAACGCCAACGGTCCCTACCAGCTTTTCGACGCTGGGGTGCTTTGTATGAGGAACGGCGATGCCTCGGCCAATGCCGGTGCTTCCCAGTTCTTCACGCTTCAGAATGGCTTTGATGATGCTCTCGGCACTATCTTCCATGAGGTCGCCCGACGCCACGAGGCTGGCCGCCAATTCGCGGATGACGGCTTCCTTATCCTTCGACTCTAATTCCGGCTTGATTGCCTTCACACTGATAAAATCGGCAAACTTCATTAGCTAGGTTCCTTTTCATGGTGGACCGGGCCGGTAACAAGTCAGTGCAAAGACTCGGTGCCAGATGTCCAGCGTAGTTTCGCCAGTGTGGTCTCTGTTCTATCCCTCGAAGTTCGTTTCCGCATCGCTGGCAGGTTGCCCTTTACCGCGATGCGCCTTCAGCTTTTCTTTGTGCTTACGGAGCTGCTGTTCCATTTTATGGATGGTGCTGTCCAAAGCTGCAAGGAGGCTTTCCGCTTTGTCTGTCGCCACAAAGTCATCCGTCTTCTCGGCCGTGACGCGCAATTCAACCTCTGGCTTTTCGGTATGCTCCAGGTCGATCGTAACTTCCACCGCAGTGATGCGCTCAAACAATCGGTTTAGCTTAGAAACTTTCTCAGTGATCGTTTCTTGTGAGGCGGGACTCAATTGACCATGGCGCGTTGATATGTTGACTTGCACGTATGAAATCTCCTGACGGGACGATCCGGCTAAGTGGGGCTAAAGCTCGACATATCGGTTAGCTAACCAGACATGACGACGGAGAGGTAGCCCCCGTTTCATCATGGATGCTATAGCGGAAACCACCCAGTCTACAAGCAAGCGATCAGGCTGACAAATGGAGCCACCACCCGTTTCTCACCAATTTCTAGACGTTTTTTAAAAACCGAGAAGTGTCAAATGGCAATCTCCGACCATCCGTTCGTCAGGTGCGATCCCCCCGAGAAGGCGGCAGATCGTCGCAATTAAAGAGAGTTCGCCGTTAATATCATGACAACGGTGGCTTGTGGATACCTGAAGCCAGGTTCCACTAGGCGGCATATCTCCTCCGGATTCACCGGCACCAGGGGCCGCTAGCCAGCTGACTTTTCTAGATTCTGCTACCGATTTTGTCGCTTCGAGAGCTGAAATTGGGTCCAAGCCCGCACAGTCGGCTCGGGATGCCTTAGCAAGGTTTCCAGCTGCAAGCGAGTTTCGTCGGTTAGCTGATCGTCTGAAAATCCACAGATCAGGCGATAAATCAGAGGTCCATGCTCGGGACTTTGCCGCAAAAGCGCGCTCTTCGTGGCTTGGGCTAAAGCTGAATCCTGTGCCAGTAAATTCTGGACATCCATCAAATGGGACTCGAGTAATTGCGGATCTTGAATAGAGCTCGAAGCTTCGCCCCAGACATCTACTTGCCCCAACTGGACAAGGGTTATGGTCGCATCGAGGCGATGTCCGGGCATTTCCGCAGATCGTGAATCTTGTAGATAGCGAATCGGTTCCCCCGAGTTTTGAATGGCCTTAGCGAGAACTGATCCCGGAGTTTTAATCCATGATTCATTCGGCTCGCTCACATCACCTCCACGAACTCCATGATTCATATGGGCGATGACCTTCTGTCCGTACTGAACAGGAATTGGACCGCGACAGCTAGGTATGACTAGTTCTGCTTCACCCGAGATTCCCTCGAAATGAACTTCCTGATTCGCAGTCTGAGTTGCAAAATCAAGTCCACGAGCAACAACCGCCCGCGTGGATAGCCCCAGTCGAACCGGTCCATGAGAGGCCAATATTTTCACTTGTTGCCCGGCAACGTCCAACGTAAACTCCTTGCCAGGCTGCATATCGACGATGAGCGAGCCATACCGAAGTTTGGCGACCTCACCTTCACTCAACGACAATTCCGATAGCGGTCGTAATTCAAGCTGAATCCCTTCACGAATGATTCGGCAATGTCCTCCGGGACTTACGACAACGTCGTTTGTGGTGAGTTGCTGGATCTTTGCTGCTTGCCAAGATCCGCTAAGGGAGTCTTGAAGTAAGGTCCCTAGGGCCGTGTCGACATTCCACGTGTTTGAAACTAGCGGATCTTGATCGATAGAAACGGGCATGTGAAACGCCGTCGTGGCAACTTCCGGCAGCAGGGCCGGGACTGCTGCTTTCGGCGATGTCGTTTCAATTGACGCCATCGACTCGACCTGAGAAACCAGGACGTCCGGTGCGATGTTATCCGTTGGAACCTCTGGAATATTTTTAGGCTCGGAAGCGGATAGTGATTTGCTTTGCCAATGCTGGGCGATCATCGCCTCGACTTTGTCTCGATTCATCGTGACAAATGTAACCAAGACTAAAACACTGGCAGCTAAAGCAAATAAGCGAAAAGTCCCGCCAACCCAGCCTCCCTTCGCAGGCACTGGCCGATCGGCAACCACCTGCTTCTCAGCCAGCGGCGTGCTTGGTGGCGCGGATTGATAGGTTAACGCAGTGAGGTCGATTGCGATTTCATCATTCGCTGCTGGAATAGACTCAATTGGCCCAGGCATGATCGCATACAGACGCTGACGCAGAGCTGGCTCTGTGGGTGTTGGGGTCGAGAGCCATTGGGCAATGATTTCATGGCAAGACGCAACTTCAGCCAAGAGACGATCCGACGCAAAACACTCGTTCTCGAGTTTAACGACTTCTTCGGCGGGTAGTACGTAATCGAGATATTGAGATACTCGTTCAAGACAAAGCGTTCCACGTGCTTCGATCGCCAGTGGAACAATCTCACGCCTTGCCGCTCGATCTTTCAAGTGGCGCAGCAGTTGAGCTACGAACGGGCTTTGTTCGATCTTCAGGGCGATAAGTTCCGCTTGCTGCTCATTCAACAATCCATGTTCATGAGCCAGTAGCGTTCGCAATGTCAGGCGCATCCGTTCCCCTGGACTTGGCTGGGCGTGTTCGTTGTGTCGCTAACTTATGCGATCGATAACCAACCTGACGGATAGTAACGAGCCGACAACCATTTACCCAATAGCGTTTTACAGCGGAAGCTCGACAGCAAGCTCTACGAAATCAGCAAAACTTTTTCATCCCGATTTTTTTGACAAACCTTGTTTCGAAGCGTATTTCTTAACATCCAGTTTCTTATTCCCGTTTCTACGGGCAGTTCTACGGCTCTATCGCCGCGGATGAATAAGGCTAGCGGTCTAGTGCTAGCGATTAGTCGGGTTTTATAAGGCCCTGTCTACCGAAAAGCTCTTTTGCTCTAGAAAATCTGCTATCAACACCGCTAGCAGCTGTCGATGAATGCTAACGGCCACACGGTTGTGGCCACGTGCGGCATGGTGGCCGTGCGAAGCAGGAAGCCAGAGTGTGGAACGGAATCCAATAACTCCGCATTGTTTGGCAGCTTTGAGGTTCGTCACCTCGACGGGTCCGAAGCAAAGTCGTGGAGCATTTTAGTCATGAAGACGTTTCTATCTGTACCTGGTGCCTTGGCCGGATTGCTAAGTGCCAGCGCGTTGTTTGCCCAGTCCCCTGGCGACATCTACCCATCGTCGGCATATCGCCCTGGGGCGACCTACTATGCCGAGCCAAGTGCGCCCGCCAAGTTGTGGTCGCAGCCAACCTCGAATGTGAGCTACAAACCCGAAGCCAGTCTCGAACCTATACAAGGAGACAAAGCTTACATGGATGCCCTTGAAGGCAAGCACGAAGAAGTGGCTCCGCCTGTGATGCCCGGCTTAGAACAATCGGTTCTTTCGTCCGGTGACTGCGACTCAGGCGACTGCTACGGCGGATACGGTAGCGAAGCGTACGCCAATATCTGCATGCCGTGCAACCGCTGGTTTGCCTATGGTGGTGCACTGATCATGAACCGTGACCTCGAGAAAGAGGTTTGGTTGAGCTACGACACGGGTGACATCGGCCGACAAGTCATGGGCTCGCACGATGCCGGGATGGATTGGTCAGGTGGCTACGAAGTTCGCCTTGGCAAA
This is a stretch of genomic DNA from Bremerella alba. It encodes these proteins:
- a CDS encoding PTS sugar transporter subunit IIA; protein product: MKFADFISVKAIKPELESKDKEAVIRELAASLVASGDLMEDSAESIIKAILKREELGSTGIGRGIAVPHTKHPSVEKLVGTVGVSADGVDFNSLDGESVHLFFLLVSPPDRPGDHLRALENISRQLRDDMFCKFLKQSKSVDDIKTLLDEADNNQFGS
- the hpf gene encoding ribosome hibernation-promoting factor, HPF/YfiA family; the encoded protein is MQVNISTRHGQLSPASQETITEKVSKLNRLFERITAVEVTIDLEHTEKPEVELRVTAEKTDDFVATDKAESLLAALDSTIHKMEQQLRKHKEKLKAHRGKGQPASDAETNFEG